The Streptomyces sp. NBC_00510 genomic interval CAGCGGGAACGCCATCGTCCTCCCCGTCCTGACGAAGCCGAGCCGCTTGTAGAAGGCCTGCGCCCGGTGGTTGTCCTCGTGCACCCACAGCCGCACGCGCCGCACCTGCTCCGGCAGCTCCCACGACCACGCGATCGCCGCCCCCAGCAATTCCGCGGCCAACGCGCCGCCCCGGAACTCCGGCCGTACGTAGACACCGACCAGGTGCGTCTGGGGCACGGCGAACTCCTCGCCCGTCTCCACGAGTACGGCCACATTCGCGACGCGTTCGCCGGCCTCGTCCTCAGCGATGAACGCCTGCGTCTGCCCCCGCTGCTGCCACACCTCGTCGGTGAACGCGGCCTCGGTGTCGTGCGTGTTGACGAAGGCCACGCTGCTGGCGGGATCCTTGAGCGCCTCCAGCCGCAGGGCCCGCTGGGCACGCCATTCGTCGGGGCGGGACGCACGTATCGTGTAGCTCGTCATACCGCGATCGTACGCAAAAAAGCCCCGGCTCCCGAGTGATTAAACTCGGGAGCCGGGGCTCAAAATTTGTTCGGCGGCGTCCTACTCTCCCACAGGGTCCCCCCTGCAGTACCATCGGCGCTGAAAGGCTTAGCTTCCGGGTTCGGAATGTAACCGGGCGTTTCCCTAACGCTATAACCACCGAAACACTATGAAACTATACGAACCAACGGTTCGTTGTTTCAGAACTACACAGTGGACGCGAGCAACCTATGGACAAGCCCTCGGCTTATTAGTACCGGTCAGCTCCACCCATTACTGGGCTTCCACATCCGGCCTATCAACCCAGTCGTCTACTGGGAGCCTTAACCCCTCAAGGGGGTGGGAGTCCTCATCTCGAAGCAGGCTTCCCGCTTAGATGCTTTCAGCGGTTATCCCTCCCGAACGTAGCCAACCAGCCATGCCCTTGGCAGAACAACTGGCACACCAGAGGTTCGTCCGTCCCGGTCCTCTCGTACTAGGGACAGCCCTTCTCAAGACTCCTACGCGCACAGCGGATAGGGACCGAACTGTCTCACGACGTTCTAAACCCAGCTCGCGTACCGCTTTAATGGGCGAACAGCCCAACCCTTGGGACCGACTCCAGCCCCAGGATGCGACGAGCCGACATCGAGGTGCCAAACCATCCCGTCGATATGGACTCTTGGGGAAGATCAGCCTGTTATCCCCGGGGTACCTTTTATCCGTTGAGCGACGGCGCTTCCACAAGCCACCGCCGGATCACTAGTCCCTACTTTCGTACCTGCTCGACCCGTCAGTCTCACAGTCAAGCTCCCTTGTGCACTTACACTCAACACCTGATTGCCAACCAGGCTGAGGGAACCTTTGGGCGCCTCCGTTACTCTTTAGGAGGCAACCGCCCCAGTTAAACTACCCACCAGACACTGTCCCTGATCCGGATCACGGACCGAGGTTAGACATCCAGCACGACCAGAGTGGTATTTCAACGACGACTCCACAATGGCTGGCGCCATCGCTTCACAGTCTCCCACCTATCCTACACAAGCCGAACCGAACACCAATATCAAGCTGTAGTAAAGGTCCCGGGGTCTTTCCGTCCTGCTGCGCGAAACGAGCATCTTTACTCGTAGTGCAATTTCACCGGGCCTGTGGTTGAGACAGTCGAGAAGTCGTTACGCCATTCGTGCAGGTCGGAACTTACCCGACAAGGAATTTCGCTACCTTAGGATGGTTATAGTTACCACCGCCGTTTACTGGCGCTTAAGTTCTCAGCTTCGCCCCACCGAAATGGAGCTAACCGGTCCCCTTAACGTTCCAGCACCGGGCAGGCGTCAGTCCGTATACATCGCCTTACGGCTTCGCACGGACCTGTGTTTTTAGTAAACAGTCGCTTCTCGCTGGTCTCTGCGGCCACCACCAGCTCAGGGAGCAAGTCCCCTCACCAGCAATGGCCCCCCTTCTCCCGAAGTTACGGGGGCATTTTGCCGAGTTCCTTAACCACAGTTCACCCGAACGCCTCGGTATTCTCTACCTGACCACCTGAGTCGGTTTAGGGTACGGGCCGCCATGAAACTCGCTAGAGGCTTTTCTCGACAGCATAGGATCATCCACTTCACCACAATCGGCTCGGCATCAGGTCTCAGCCTCAATGAGTGGCGGATTTGCCTACCACTCGGCCTACACCCTTACCCCGGGACAACCACCGCCCGGGCTGGACTACCTTCCTGCGTCACCCCATCGCTCACCTACTACTGGATAGGTTCAGCGGCTCCACCACTCCCCATCACTCCGAAGAGATCAAGGGCGGCTTCACGGCCTTAGCATCACCAGATTCAGCGCTGGCGCTTCAAAGCGGGTACCGGAATATCAACCGGTTGTCCATCGACTACGCCTGTCGGCCTCGCCTTAGGTCCCGACTTACCCTGGGCAGATCAGCTTGACCCAGGAACCCTTAGTCAATCGGCGCAAGAGTTTCCCACTCTTGTATCGCTACTCATGCCTGCATTCTCACTCGTGAACCGTCCACGACTCCCTTACAGGGCCGCTTCACCCGGCACACGACGCTCCCCTACCCATCACAGCCTCCGTTGGGAGTATTGCTGCAATGACACGACTTCGGCGGTACGCTTGAGCCCCGCTACATTGTCGGCGCGGAATCACTTGACCAGTGAGCTATTACGCACTCTTTCAAGGGTGGCTGCTTCTAAGCCAACCTCCTGGTTGTCTGTGCGACTCCACATCCTTTCCCACTTAGCGTACGCTTAGGGGCCTTAGTCGATGCTCTGGGCTGTTTCCCTCTCGACCACGGAGCTTATCCCCCGCAGTCTCACTGCCGCGCTCTCACTTACCGGCATTCGGAGTTTGGCTAAGGTCAGTAACCCGGTAGGGCCCATCGCCTATCCAGTGCTCTACCTCCGGCAAGAAACACACGACGCTGCACCTAAATGCATTTCGGGGAGAACCAGCTATCACGGAGTTTGATTGGCCTTTCACCCCTAACCACAGGTCATCCCCCAGGTTTTCAACCCTGGTGGGTTCGGTCCTCCACGCGGTCTTACCCACGCTTCAACCTGCCCATGGCTAGATCACTCCGCTTCGGGTCTTGGGCATGCGACTAAAATCGCCCTATTCGGACTCGCTTTCGCTACGGCTACCCCACACGGGTTAACCTCGCCACACACCGCAAACTCGCAGGCTCATTCTTCAAAAGGCACGCAGTCACGACATACAAGCAAGCTTGCATGCGACGCTCCCACGGCTTGTAGGCACACGGTTTCAGGTACTATTTCACTCCGCTCCCGCGGTACTTTTCACCATTCCCTCACGGTACTATCCGCTATCGGTCACCAGGGAATATTTAGGCTTAGCGGGTGGTCCCGCCAGATTCACACGGGATTTCTCGGGCCCCGTGCTACTTGGGTGTCGTACAAGCAAGCCGCTAATGTTTCAGCTACGGGGGTCTTACCCTCTACGCCGGACCTTTCGCATGTCCTTCGCCTACATCAACGGTTTCTGACTCGCCCAGTCGCCGGCAGACGACTGAAGTACGATCCCACAACCCCACATGCGCAACCCCTGCCGGGTATCACACGCATACGGTTTGGCCTCATCCGGTTTCGCTCGCCACTACTCCCGGAATCACGGTTGTTTTCTCTTCCTGCGGGTACTGAGATGTTTCACTTCCCCGCGTTCCCTCCACACTGCCTATGTGTTCAGCAGCGGGTGACAGCCCATGACGACTGCCGGGTTTCCCCATTCGGACACCCCCGGATCAAAGCTTGGTTGACAGCTCCCCGGGGCCTATCGTGGCCTCCCACGTCCTTCATCGGTTCCTGGTGCCAAGGCATCCACCGTGCGCCCTTAAAAACTTGGCCACAGATGCTCGCGTCCACTATGCAGTTCTCAAACAACGACCCGTCACCCAACTCCACCCACTACCAGCAGGATTCATCGAGTCCGGTCCACAACCGAGAACACTTCCGTGCCCTCAGGACCCAACAGCGCGCCCGGCACAGTCCCTCGAAGTTCACGTTCCACGCCGAAGCAGTACTAGTGATCCCCTACAAGACCGTGCCGAATAGTCAACGTTCCACCCATGAGCTAACCACCGCCGGACATTCGCCGGCGAAGTGGCTCTGGACCTCCGAAGAGGCCTAGATGCTCCTTAGAAAGGAGGTGATCCAGCCGCACCTTCCGGTACGGCTACCTTGTTACGACTTCGTCCCAATCGCCAGTCCCACCTTCGACGACTCCCTCCCACAAGGGGTTGGGCCACCGGCTTCGGGTGTTACCGACTTTCGTGACGTGACGGGCGGTGTGTACAAGGCCCGGGAACGTATTCACCGCAGCACTGCTGATCTGCGATTACTAGCGACTCCGACTTCATGGGGTCGAGTTGCAGACCCCAATCCGAACTGAGACCGGCTTTTTGAGATTCGCTCCACCTCGCGGTATCGCAGCTCATTGTACCGGCCATTGTAGCACGTGTGCAGCCCAAGACATAAGGGGCATGATGACTTGACGTCGTCCCCACCTTCCTCCGAGTTGACCCCGGCGGTCTCCTGTGAGTCCCCGGCATAATCCGCTGGCAACACAGGACAGGGGTTGCGCTCGTTGCGGGACTTAACCCAACATCTCACGACACGAGCTGACGACAGCCATGCACCACCTGTACACCGACCACAAGGGGGCACCCATCTCTGGGTGTTTCCGGTGTATGTCAAGCCTTGGTAAGGTTCTTCGCGTTGCGTCGAATTAAGCCACATGCTCCGCCGCTTGTGCGGGCCCCCGTCAATTCCTTTGAGTTTTAGCCTTGCGGCCGTACTCCCCAGGCGGGGAACTTAATGCGTTAGCTGCGGCACGGACGACGTGGAATGTCGCCCACACCTAGTTCCCAACGTTTACGGCGTGGACTACCAGGGTATCTAATCCTGTTCGCTCCCCACGCTTTCGCTCCTCAGCGTCAGTATCGGCCCAGAGATCCGCCTTCGCCACCGGTGTTCCTCCTGATATCTGCGCATTTCACCGCTACACCAGGAATTCCGATCTCCCCTACCGAACTCTAGCCTGCCCGTATCGACTGCAGACCCGGGGTTAAGCCCCGGGCTTTCACAACCGACGTGACAAGCCGCCTACGAGCTCTTTACGCCCAATAATTCCGGACAACGCTCGCACCCTACGTATTACCGCGGCTGCTGGCACGTAGTTAGCCGGTGCTTCTTCTGCAGGTACCGTCACTTTCGCTTCTTCCCTGCTGAAAGAGGTTTACAACCCGAAGGCCGTCATCCCTCACGCGGCGTCGCTGCATCAGGCTTTCGCCCATTGTGCAATATTCCCCACTGCTGCCTCCCGTAGGAGTCTGGGCCGTGTCTCAGTCCCAGTGTGGCCGGTCGCCCTCTCAGGCCGGCTACCCGTCGTCGCCTTGGTAGGCCATTACCCCACCAACAAGCTGATAGGCCGCGGGCTCATCCTGCACCGCCGGAGCTTTCCACCAACCCCCATGCAGAGGAAGGTAATATCCGGTATTAGACCCCGTTTCCAGGGCTTGTCCCAGAGTGCAGGGCAGATTGCCCACGTGTTACTCACCCGTTCGCCACTGATCCACCCCGAAGGGCTTCACCGTTCGACTTGCATGTGTTAAGCACGCCGCCAGCGTTCGTCCTGAGCCAGGATCAAACTCTCCGTGAATGTCTTCACGAGAGCGGCACCATCGGGAGGAATAATCCCGACGTGCCCAGCGTCCTCGCTGTGTTTTTACAAAGGAACCTCGTCCGAGATGGACGGGGTATCAACATATCTGGCGTTGACTTTTGGCACGCTGTTGAGTTCTCAAGGAACGGAAGCTTCCTTCGAGACCGTTTCACCGGCCCCTCCGGGCTTTCCCTTCGTTGTCTCCATCTTAGCAGATCCGATTTCCTTCTCTGCCACCCTCTGGAGGGGGTTTCGCCATCCGGCTTTCGCTTTTCGGCTTTTCCGACTCTATCAGACCGTTTCCGGCCTGATCCCCGGTCAGCGGGGCTTGTCCTCGCGGCTGTTGGGCCGTTCCGACTGGTGAAACGTTAGCGGATCAGTGGCGCCCGATGCCAATCGAGCAATTCCGTCGATCCTCATTCCGAAAAACGCACACGCGAACGAGACGACACGAAGCCGTTCATCGAGGTGGGTCCTGCGGAATGGCTGCCCGGGGACCGACCGGAGTCGGTGTTCACCGGCGGGCAACTCGGAGAACATTACGGATCCCCCGTACGTCTGTCAAACCGGGGCAGCCGGGTCAGTCCAGGTCCCTCAGGCGGCCGCCGGCGTCCGGCTGGTCGGCCTCGACGCGGCGGAGGAGACGGGTCAGGAGGTCGCCCAGGACGTTGCGTTCGTCGGGGGCGAGGTCCTGGAGGAGGTCCGCCTCGAAGACGGAGGCCATGCGCATCGTCTCCAGCCACTTGCTGCGGCCGAGGTCGGTGAGCTCCACGATGACGCGGACGCGGTTGCTCTCGTCACGCTCCCGGGTGACCAGACCTTCCGCCACCATGCGGTCGATGCGGTGGGTCATGGCGGCCGGGGTGAGGCCGAGTCGCTTGGCCAGGTCGCCGGGGCCGAGGCGGTACGGACGGCCCACGACCACAAGGGCCTTGAGGACCTCCCACTCGGCGCTGGTGATGCCGACGGCCGACAGGTGCCGGCTGTAGCCCACGTTCATACGGCGGTTGAGCCTGCCCAAGGCCGTGACGATCTTCTCGACCTGGGGGTCCACCTCGGGGTATTCGCGCTGGTAGATCGCGATCTGCTCATCGAGGTCCAGCTCCTGCGGGGTGCCGGCGGGGCCGTCGGCTGCACTCGTCATGGCAGGAGTGTCCCACGAAACTCGTTGGCCCTAAAGACTTCCGGCATGTACTGTTTAGCTTCGAAGTTTAAAGTTGAAGTCTTCAAGTTCGAGGACTACTGACCTAAGGGGTGAGTGTGACCACCGCGATGGGCGCCGCGCTGCGCCGGATCCAGCTGGGCAACGCGCTGAGCGCGTTCGGCAACGGCTTCACCGTCCCGTTCCTGTTCGTCTACGTGGCGCAGGTGCGGGAACTGGGAGCGGGCACGGCGGGTGTCGTGCTGTCCGCGTTCGCCGTCGCCGCGCTCGCCGTGCTGCCGTTCACCGGTCGGACGATCGACCGGAGCGGCCCGCTGCCCGTGCTGCTGGCCGGTGCGTTCGCGGCGGCGGTGGGCTCGATGGGCTTCGGGCTCGCCTCGAGCGCGCCCCTGGTGATCGCCGCGTCCGCGGTGATGGGCGCGGGCATCGCCGTGATGCAGCCGGCGCTGGCCACGCTC includes:
- a CDS encoding MarR family transcriptional regulator, whose translation is MTSAADGPAGTPQELDLDEQIAIYQREYPEVDPQVEKIVTALGRLNRRMNVGYSRHLSAVGITSAEWEVLKALVVVGRPYRLGPGDLAKRLGLTPAAMTHRIDRMVAEGLVTRERDESNRVRVIVELTDLGRSKWLETMRMASVFEADLLQDLAPDERNVLGDLLTRLLRRVEADQPDAGGRLRDLD
- a CDS encoding GNAT family N-acetyltransferase, giving the protein MTSYTIRASRPDEWRAQRALRLEALKDPASSVAFVNTHDTEAAFTDEVWQQRGQTQAFIAEDEAGERVANVAVLVETGEEFAVPQTHLVGVYVRPEFRGGALAAELLGAAIAWSWELPEQVRRVRLWVHEDNHRAQAFYKRLGFVRTGRTMAFPLDESQTEYEMELERP